A segment of the Candidatus Doudnabacteria bacterium genome:
AAGCTCCCGGAAGATCTCATCAATGATCCGGGAGCCTGTTTGAATAAATTTGATTTCCTTGGAGGTTTTCTGTTTGTGCATTATTTCATTGAAGCAACAATCTTTTCAAACGCTTTAGGATTTCGCACTGCCAGTTCGGCCAGCATCTTGCGGTTTAGGCCAACCTTGTTTTGATGAAGCAGTGCCTGGAGCTTGCTGTAGGTCAGACCTTGTTCGCGCGATGCGGCGTTGATGCGGATGGTCCAGAGCTTTTTCATGTCGCGCTTGCGCAGCCTGCGGTGACCGTATGCATATGAATCCGCATGAAGCAAAGCTTCCTTGGCCGCGATCGCATTGGTGCGCCGGCGATTGGTGAAGCCTTTTGTTCTGGCTAAAACGTATTTTCTTCGTTTGTGGGCGGCAACGCCTCTCTTTATTCTTGTCATCCTAACCTCTCATTAATAATGCTATTTTTTGGTTCGTCTTATGCACTGTCAGGTCCCGTCGCTTGTTTTTCGTAGTGCTGCCTGATTCACGGGAATTAAAATGCGCCTGGCCGGATTTGCGGCTCATGAGCTTGCCGGAGCCGGTCTTCCAGAAAGTTTTGGCAACACGCTTGTTCGTTTTCTGTTTAGGCATCTTTGTAATTAAATTTAATTCTTGGCTTGGGGTCCGATGATGATAGAAACCATGTTGCCCATTCTTGTCGGGCCTGCTTCTTTGGTAAAGGGGATAGTAACTAAAGTTTGGAATTTTTTTATAAGGTCAAAAGCCAGTTCCGGGTGTGCCTGCTCGCGGCCGCGCATGACCACATCAACCTTGACTTTATTTCCTTCCGTGAGAAATTCGCCGGTCTGCTTGGATTTGAAATTAAGGTCATGTTCGCCGATGCGGACCGAAAGACGAATGCCTTTCATGGTCACTTTCTTAACTTTTTTCTTGGCTTCCTGAGCGGCTTTTTCCTGCTGGTAGCGGTATTTGTCGTAGTTAAGAAGTTTGACGACCGGCGGGCGGGCTTGCGGCGAGATCTCGACCAGGTCGACTTCGCGCTCGCGGGCCAAGGACAAGGCTTCTTCGATCTTCATGATCCCGACCATTTTGCCCTGGTCGTCGATGACCCGGACCTCCGGCGCGCGTATTTGGTTGTTGATGCGGGTTCTAAGTGCTATCGTTTTATTTTTAATGTCTAAATCAAAGGAATAATAGAGGAAATAGGGGTCTTGGTCAAGTGCTTGTCTTAAGTGTTGTTTGGGCGTATAATAAAATACAATTCAAAATGCGGACAGGGGTCAAGCATCGGATTTTGAATTGAGAGGAGCAGTAGCAGACCGTAGCACTTTTTGCTTAAGCAAAAATGCGAAGTGTCTACAAACTGCGACGAGTGGGGCTGCTCAGATTCGACAGAAGTTCTTTGATAAATATTGCAAGTCCGATTAGCCTAATTTCTCGGTTAAAAAAACAAGGCAAATCATAAATGCCAATTCTTTGGTAAGCAAGGTTAAGAATGCTTTTGCATTCTCTCCTGCTTTGGCTCTCGCTTAATACGTGAAAGCCCATCCGCCCCGCAAAGTCTGTGCGCGGGATACGGGTGTTATATTATCCGGACTCACTTTAGCTGGCGCCTGACGGCTTTAGGACACTAAGGGCTTAACTTAAACCGCTTTCGTCCGTTTTTATGGTTTGAGCCAACAATTCAAGCGGTCCAAACTTGTAGATATATTTGTTAAAATCTTTTGGACGGGAGTGCAATTCTCCCCAGCTCCACCAAATAATTTTATTTTAAAAACAGCAGGTATCTGCTGTTTTTGTTATACTCGAGTTCTTACAGTCCGGTCCAGGTTTCGTTTCAGTTCTTTTTTCTTGATGGATTCGCGTTTATCGAATTGTTTTTTGCCTTTTGCTAAGCCAATTTTGAGTTTGATCAATCCTTTTTTTGTGTAGAGTTCCAGAGGTATTAAAGTCAGGCCTTTTTCTTTGCTCTTAGTCTGCAATCGTTCAATTTCTTTTTTATGCAGCAGCAGTTTGCGCTCCCTTGATTCATCATGGCCTTCCAGGTTGGAGGCTTGTTTGTATTTGCCGATGTAAGCATTGCGTAAGAAACCTTCCCCGGCCCGAATGGTGACGTAAGCACCGGCTAGGGAAGCCTGGCCGGTCTTGGCGCTTTTCACTTCATGACCGGCCAATACTAAGCCGGCCTCTACTGTCTCTTCTATAGAGTAATCATGGAATGCTTTTCTATTTTGGGCCAAAGTCGACATAAGGTAAGTTTATCAGATATAATGTGCTTATGTTAATGAGAGAAAATATAGAAAAACTCGTATTGAAAGCCATTGCTGATTTGGGAATAACAGCTTCAGAGCAATCGATAGTAAAAATTGCCGTTACATACCCAGACCCTAAACTTGGAGACTATGCTTCCAACGCCGCTTTGATCTTGGCCAAGGAAGCAAAAATAAAGCCTTTGGATTTGGCAAACAAGATAGTAGAAAAATTAGACAAAAGCCAGTTTGAAAAAGTGGAGGCAGCGGCTCCCGGGTTTATCAATTTTAAACTTAATACCGAGCAGTTGCTACCACCGGCAACCTATGATCTAAAACCTAAGACCACGGGTAAAATATTGCTTGAGTATTTTCAGCCGAATATTGCCAAACCTTTGCATATGGGGTTATTAAGAAATGTTATTATTGGCGATGCAATCAAAAGAATGCTTAAATTTTTGGGTTATAAGGTTGAATCCGACACCCATATGGGAGATTGGGGGACGCAGTTTGGATTTTTGATCTTAGCTAAAAAAAAGTTTGGCGAAGTCAATGAGAAGCTGTATGCAGAACTCAATGCGGATGAAACTCAAAAAGAAGCTGCGAAACAAGAATTTGTAAATCTGGAAAAAGGAGACAAAGAAAACCGTAAGATCTGGCAAGAGATTGTGGATTCAAGCTTGAAAGAATTTTTGAAAATCAATGATCAGATGGATATTTTACCGTTTGACCACCATTGGCCTGAAAGTTTTTATCAAGATAAAATGTCTGATATTCTTGAAAAATTAAAAACAAAAAAGCTTCTTAAAGAATCTCAAGGTGCACAGATTGTGAACCTTGAAACTCAAGGTTTGGGTATAGCGGTGATTGTTAAATCGGATACGGGTACGACCTATCTTTTGCGCGACCTGGCAACATTTATTTATAGAAAAGAAAAATTTTCGAAACAACTTTATGTCGTTGACAATAGACAATCACACGTGTTCAAGCAATTGTTTGCAATTCTTAAACTATTGGACGAAATTAAAGAAGCTGAAGCTGTACATATTGATTATGGATTCATTAGTTTCAAAGGGGAAGTGCTCTCAACTCGCAAAGGCAATATGATTCTGGCGGAAGATGTGATTACGCAAGCCGAAGAGAAGGTTGCAAAAATTATCGCTGAAAAAAATCCCGATCTGAAAAATAAGGAACATGTCATCAAAGCCGTAACCAAAAGCGCGCTGAAATATTTTGACCTCAAGCACAACCGGCACAGCGATATTGAATTTGATTGGGATGAAGTTCTGGATTTTGAAGGGGACTCCGGGCCCTATTTACAATACGCTTATGCCCGCTTGAATAGTATCCTTAAGAAAGCCGGATCTGAAGGCGAATTTTCTGATATCAAATTTTCAGATACAGAACGCGAAATACTTTTCAAATCTTCGATCTTGGCCGAAGTTGTTGAGGATGCGGCTAAAGATTATCTGCCGAACATTTTGGCCAATTATTTATTTAATTTTGCCACACTTTTGAACAAGTTTTACCATGAAAGCCCGGTTACCCAAGAAAAAGATGAGGACATTCGCAATTTCCGCTTGGCTTTGATCGCCAAAGCCAAGGGAACTTTGGGCCGGGGATTGGATCTGCTCGGGATCGAGGCGCTGGACGAGATGTAACTCTACGTTTTTGCTTACGATTAAAAGAGAGTATACTATTAATTACAGATAATTAACCACAAAAAGATGAAAAAAATCCTTTTAGCCGCTGCTGCCGTCGTGTTGCTGGCTGCCGCCTGCAACAGCCAGCAGGCGAGCAACCCCCCTCCACCGCCTCCAGTCGCGGCCAATCCGCCTGCTCCGCAGCCCCCTCCACCGCCCACTCCGCCGGCCAAGCAAAATTCGGCGCAAGACCAGGTCGACGCCACTGTTAATGATCTGAACGCGAGCATTAACAGCGAGAGTGCAATTAATTCGCAATCAGATGCCGACATCGCGAATTCTGACCAGTCGGTCGTCAATGATTCCAATGGAGTCTTAAATGCAAACTATTAAAAAAATTGCAGTCCTCGCTGCGGCTGCAGGCTTGCTCGCAAGCCCCCTGTT
Coding sequences within it:
- the rplT gene encoding 50S ribosomal protein L20, whose amino-acid sequence is MTRIKRGVAAHKRRKYVLARTKGFTNRRRTNAIAAKEALLHADSYAYGHRRLRKRDMKKLWTIRINAASREQGLTYSKLQALLHQNKVGLNRKMLAELAVRNPKAFEKIVASMK
- a CDS encoding bL35 family ribosomal protein; this encodes MPKQKTNKRVAKTFWKTGSGKLMSRKSGQAHFNSRESGSTTKNKRRDLTVHKTNQKIALLMRG
- the infC gene encoding translation initiation factor IF-3, with amino-acid sequence MVFYYTPKQHLRQALDQDPYFLYYSFDLDIKNKTIALRTRINNQIRAPEVRVIDDQGKMVGIMKIEEALSLAREREVDLVEISPQARPPVVKLLNYDKYRYQQEKAAQEAKKKVKKVTMKGIRLSVRIGEHDLNFKSKQTGEFLTEGNKVKVDVVMRGREQAHPELAFDLIKKFQTLVTIPFTKEAGPTRMGNMVSIIIGPQAKN
- the smpB gene encoding SsrA-binding protein SmpB, whose amino-acid sequence is MSTLAQNRKAFHDYSIEETVEAGLVLAGHEVKSAKTGQASLAGAYVTIRAGEGFLRNAYIGKYKQASNLEGHDESRERKLLLHKKEIERLQTKSKEKGLTLIPLELYTKKGLIKLKIGLAKGKKQFDKRESIKKKELKRNLDRTVRTRV
- the argS gene encoding arginine--tRNA ligase, with translation MLMRENIEKLVLKAIADLGITASEQSIVKIAVTYPDPKLGDYASNAALILAKEAKIKPLDLANKIVEKLDKSQFEKVEAAAPGFINFKLNTEQLLPPATYDLKPKTTGKILLEYFQPNIAKPLHMGLLRNVIIGDAIKRMLKFLGYKVESDTHMGDWGTQFGFLILAKKKFGEVNEKLYAELNADETQKEAAKQEFVNLEKGDKENRKIWQEIVDSSLKEFLKINDQMDILPFDHHWPESFYQDKMSDILEKLKTKKLLKESQGAQIVNLETQGLGIAVIVKSDTGTTYLLRDLATFIYRKEKFSKQLYVVDNRQSHVFKQLFAILKLLDEIKEAEAVHIDYGFISFKGEVLSTRKGNMILAEDVITQAEEKVAKIIAEKNPDLKNKEHVIKAVTKSALKYFDLKHNRHSDIEFDWDEVLDFEGDSGPYLQYAYARLNSILKKAGSEGEFSDIKFSDTEREILFKSSILAEVVEDAAKDYLPNILANYLFNFATLLNKFYHESPVTQEKDEDIRNFRLALIAKAKGTLGRGLDLLGIEALDEM